Proteins encoded within one genomic window of Streptomyces sp. NBC_00523:
- a CDS encoding ricin-type beta-trefoil lectin domain protein, protein MPRSRSRWLTALLGVVPLAAAGLVATAAAPASAAANPGPGFPAHYAAPYAEMWNSPSSLMNAYNATGNKYYTLAFIVSQGTCNATINGDTPVTDSGWNNAINSLRAVGGDVIASFGGASGSELASCSSVSAMQAQYKKVIDQFNLTRIDLDIEGSTLDNTAANDRRNQALANLQKDYAAQGRKLDVDFTLPVSPSGLESNGIALLKNAKSHNLNVNLVNIMTMDYGPAMDMGQAAISAANGLHTQLGQIWTDKSAAQLWAMEGNCPMIGINDTAAEVFTVQDAQELEAFAASKGIQELTFWSLGRDNQGQSGTPQSTWQFTNTFKAITGGGGPVDPPAGTTTIKGYGGKCVDVAGASSANGTKVDLYTCNGTSAQQWTRNGNTFRALGKCLDVAAAGTANGSKVQLYDCNGTAAQSWTTGANGSLVNSGSGKCLDVTDWSTTDGNQLQIWTCGGTANQSWTLA, encoded by the coding sequence ATGCCCCGATCACGCAGCAGATGGCTCACCGCGCTGCTCGGCGTCGTGCCCCTGGCCGCCGCCGGCCTGGTTGCCACGGCCGCCGCCCCCGCCTCCGCCGCCGCCAACCCCGGCCCCGGCTTCCCCGCGCACTACGCGGCTCCGTACGCGGAGATGTGGAACAGCCCGTCCAGCCTGATGAACGCGTACAACGCGACCGGCAACAAGTACTACACACTCGCCTTCATCGTCAGCCAGGGCACCTGCAACGCCACCATCAACGGCGACACCCCGGTCACCGACTCCGGCTGGAACAACGCCATCAACAGCCTGCGCGCGGTGGGCGGCGACGTGATCGCCTCCTTCGGCGGCGCGAGCGGCAGCGAACTCGCCTCCTGCAGCTCGGTGTCCGCGATGCAGGCCCAGTACAAGAAGGTCATCGACCAGTTCAACCTGACCCGCATCGACCTGGACATCGAGGGCAGCACCCTCGACAACACCGCCGCCAACGACCGCCGCAACCAGGCGCTGGCCAACCTGCAGAAGGACTACGCGGCGCAGGGCCGGAAGCTGGACGTCGACTTCACCCTCCCGGTCAGCCCCAGCGGCCTGGAGTCCAACGGCATCGCGCTCCTGAAGAACGCCAAGAGCCACAACCTCAACGTCAACCTGGTCAACATCATGACCATGGACTACGGCCCCGCCATGGACATGGGCCAGGCCGCGATCAGCGCCGCGAACGGCCTGCACACCCAGCTCGGCCAGATCTGGACCGACAAGTCCGCCGCCCAGCTCTGGGCGATGGAGGGCAACTGCCCGATGATCGGGATCAACGACACCGCCGCCGAGGTCTTCACCGTCCAGGACGCCCAGGAACTCGAAGCCTTCGCCGCGAGCAAGGGCATCCAGGAGCTCACCTTCTGGTCCCTCGGCCGCGACAACCAGGGCCAGAGCGGCACCCCGCAGAGCACCTGGCAGTTCACCAACACCTTCAAGGCCATCACGGGCGGCGGAGGCCCCGTCGACCCACCGGCCGGCACCACCACCATCAAGGGCTACGGCGGCAAGTGCGTCGACGTCGCGGGGGCCAGCAGCGCCAACGGCACCAAGGTCGACCTCTACACCTGCAACGGCACGTCGGCCCAGCAGTGGACCCGTAACGGCAACACCTTCCGCGCCCTCGGCAAGTGCCTGGACGTCGCGGCGGCCGGCACCGCCAACGGCTCGAAGGTCCAGCTCTACGACTGCAACGGCACCGCCGCCCAGTCCTGGACGACCGGTGCCAACGGCAGCCTGGTGAACTCCGGTTCGGGCAAGTGCCTGGACGTCACGGACTGGAGCACCACGGACGGCAACCAGCTCCAGATCTGGACGTGCGGCGGCACGGCGAACCAGTCCTGGACCCTGGCGTAA
- a CDS encoding DUF397 domain-containing protein has product MNNTEPLAWFKSSYSGTEGGQCIEVANGAGAVHVRDSKNVAGPVLRVSQNAWAGFVGLATAK; this is encoded by the coding sequence CGAACCCCTCGCCTGGTTCAAGAGCAGCTACAGCGGCACCGAGGGCGGCCAGTGCATCGAGGTCGCGAACGGCGCCGGAGCCGTGCACGTGCGTGACTCCAAGAACGTGGCCGGGCCTGTCCTCCGGGTGTCGCAGAACGCCTGGGCCGGGTTCGTCGGACTCGCCACGGCGAAGTAG